In one window of Microplitis demolitor isolate Queensland-Clemson2020A chromosome 4, iyMicDemo2.1a, whole genome shotgun sequence DNA:
- the LOC103568253 gene encoding nudC domain-containing protein 1, with amino-acid sequence MTKIIELRPKKNLLNNKFEKYQFSSEIVPITKQIDLSKHVKHKEPSSDQDSWLEAKLFAFHNHLFKNPYDSSCWFWDEDYQVWQLKEDGTLNQIKTTQPSFVNDSCKFNPTIAFADDNIVVLSRGDTTVEIIMINFESKSLVIQNVEPGVLLDARYVKEKNLLIISMYTIVTIDGKKHSKLVLLSYKFKNTANLSDGIEIYQKQELAMKGPIEYVFIEPNGEYINLLSQDPAKFTYDSLKSIQNKDSNEVNKSNDIKIPKYSWSQDEESLTVWVKIPQKYKGNKPKVKVSATEISVVIEDEILINGEVPFRLDYDLATWNCENDTLKLELMKQETGQMWNELIKNDTDGECLPNDALASEIHSRLAHLCSDQQSNSSDQPAIGFNSEQLEECDLEGGENTLQRINLTNHTTTHLTILTSHNRILFTHKLKTCQVLCVRYNHDGCVWESIDKGAEWELVHKNIFPGFGYVEASKTNKKFCISPCNCSYVAIIEHKKHGFLYEKPQQNALIAKQKIIDLGVDSTAIMGAIATDNFIILLTQDKLYKLNVS; translated from the exons atgacaaaaataatagaattacgtccaaaaaaaaatttattaaacaataaatttgaaaaatatcaattttcatCTGAAATTGTTCCAATAACCaaacaaatagatttatctAAAC ATGTCAAGCACAAAGAACCATCAAGTGATCAAGACTCATGGTTAGAAGCTAAACTATTCGCATTTCATAATCATCTGTTTAAAAATCCATATGATTCTTCATGCTGGTTCTGGGACGAAGACTATCAAGTCTGGCAATTAAAAGAAGATGGAACtcttaatcaaataaaaacaacaCAACCATCATTTGTTAATGATTCGTGTAAATTTAATCCGACAATAGCTTTTGCTGATGACAATATTGTTGTTCTGTCACGTGGTGACACAACcgttgaaataattatgattaattttgagTCTAAATCACTGGTAATTCAAAATGTTGAACCGGGAGTTTTACTCGATGCTCGTtatgttaaagaaaaaaatttattgattatatcAATGTACACAATTGTCACAATTGATGGAAAAAAACACTCAAAGTTAGTTTTGCtgtcttataaatttaaaaacaccGCAAATTTATCTGATGGTATTGAAATTTATCAGAAACAAGAGTTGGCAATGAAAGGTCCCATTGAATATGTTTTTATCGAACCCAATGGcgagtatataaatttattaagtcaAGACCCAGCTAAATTTACTTACGACTCattgaaaagtattcaaaataaagATAGTAATGAAGTTAATAAAAGTAACGATATAAAAATACCTAAATATTCTTGGTCACAGGATGAAGAATCTTTAACAGTTTGGGTTAAAATTCCGCAAAAGTACAAGGGGAATAAGCCTAAAGTTAAAGTATCAGCAACGGAAATTTCAGTTGTCATTGAAGatgagattttaattaatggagAAGTACCTTTTCGTCTTGATTACGACTTAGCGACTTGGAACTGCGAAAACGATAcattaaaattagaattaatGAAACAGGAAACAGGACAAATGTggaatgaattaattaaaaatgatactgaCGGTGAATGTTTACCTAATGATGCATTAGCTTCTGAAATCCATTCAAg acTGGCTCATTTGTGTTCAGATCAACAAAGTAACAGCAGTGACCAACCAGCTATAGGTTTCAATTCTGAACAATTGGAAGAATGTGATTTAGAAGGAGGTGAAAATACATtacaaagaataaatttaacaaatcataCGACAACACATTTAACAATACTGACTTCACACAACcgtatattatttactcataaattaaaaacatgtCAAGTTCTCTGCGTGCGTTATAATCACGATGGCTGTGTATGGGAATCTATTGACAAAGGCGCAGAATGGGAGTtagttcataaaaatatttttcctggTTTTGGTTACGTCGAGGCCagtaaaacaaacaaaaaattttgtatatcaCCGTGTAACTGCAGTTATGTTGCGATTATTGAACACAAGAAACATGGATTTTTGTATGAAAAACCTCAACAAAATGCTCTGATTgctaaacaaaaaataattgatttaggTGTTGACTCAACGGCAATAATGGGCGCTATTGCaacagataattttattattttattaactcaaGATAAActgtataaattaaatgtttcataa